The following nucleotide sequence is from Bacteroidota bacterium.
AAAAAACATGAAATTAACTATTTATATTGTGACTCAGGTTCAGCAGCAATGCTCAAATCCCGTTCGTTAAGTTTTACCGTTTTATCCTCTCCCCAAACTTTAGCAATCCTGTCCTTTATTTTTTGCTCAAATAGTTCAATCAATTGCTTGTTGGCATTAACCAATTCCTGCTCTTTTTCGATTTGGGAAACGATTTGTTGTTGGGCTTCGAGAGGTGGGTTTGGAATAAATATTTTCGAAAATGATTCATATCCAACTCTTGGTAATTGAGCGCCCTTTATACCTTTCAATACTTCCTGATTAAATTGTTCTGATAAAAAATATGAGCTATACAATTTCGAAAAAATACTTTTTTTTGCTCTAATTACGAAAATATCAGTTGAACAAATGCCTTCAATTTCAGAATAGTAAACTTTATTCAAATTTGGCCTTAGTTTACCATAGAGTATGTCACCCTTTCTAAAAACAATTTTAGTGCTTTTTATTTCTTTTGGGTTTGCTTGATAATTTCCAACCAGCATTCCCGTTCCTTGGTCTATATTCTCCAATCCAATATAATTAATAGTTTTATGTTCGATATTTTCTGGTAAAATATTATCATTTACTTTTTGAAAAACTTCCCCCAACTCCACCATTTCCCAATCCGCATCAACCTCAATTTTGGGTTTGTAGGTTGAGACTACCATTTTTGCCCCATCAATTATTTTTTGGTAGCCTTCTATTTCTGCTACTATTTCTTCTTGGATGGAGATGGGGGGAAGGGGGATTTTTATTGCTTCAATTTGTTTTGATGAAAGGTGCTTGACCGTTACTGCAAATGTTTTAGAATGTATTACATCTAAGCTTTTTTGAATCATTAGAAAAACATATTCTTTTAATGTTCTTTTAAAATCATAAAGCTTGCATACTCGTTGATTTAAAAGAGCATTCCCATTTGACCAAAGAATAGTTTTAAAATCACCATCCATGCCTATCAGCAAATCATCATTATTTACTATGAATTTATTGTCATATTCTCCATTATAATAAGTTTCAGAAAAACCAGAATTGATGTCTCGAATTCTTATTACAGGAATACCTTCTTTGCTATTGTTAAATTGGCTAGCATTAAAAGCATAACCATTAAGAATATTGCATAACTCTTTCAATTCAACTAAAGGCCAATCAGAATTAATTTCAATTTGTGATTTATACCTCTCCCCACTCAAATTGTAATCCCCGTTTTTGGCAATTTCGGATTTGGGTACTGCATGGGCTATTGTTTTACCGTCACCCTGAACTTGTTTCAGGGTCGGTGGTTCTGAAGTAAGGGATTCCGAAACAAGTTCGGAATGACTGGTATGTTGTTCGGTATGACTGGTATGTTGTTCGGAATGACTGGTATGTTGTTCGGTATGACTCCTAAATGTCTTAATTATTTCAATGGCTTGTTCCAACTGCCCTCCCTTTACAGCATTGCGTTGTGCACCTAAACCATAGCCATCGTTGTCGATTTTTACAAATAAAATTTCCTCGCTCGTTTTTGCAAATTCTTTATCCATAAGCAATATGGATGTTTTTACGCCACTGTACGGATTAAAAACTCCTGCGGGTAAACTCACAACAGCATAGAGGTAATTATCGACCAACATTTTCCGCAAGTCTTTGTAAGCTGTTCCGCTTTGGAATATTACACCTTCCGGAACAATTATACCTGCACGACCTTTGGGGTTCAGGTGTTCGGCAATGTAATCGACAAACAACACTTCGCTGCGGTTACTGCTTATCGAAAACTTTTTGTGAGGCCGTATTCCACCTTTCGGAGACATAAACGGCGGATTGGCAAGGATTACATCAAAGGTCTCATTCCAGCGGTCTTCGCTGCTCAAGGTATCGTATTCCCAAATATGCGGGTCGGAAAAGCCATGCAAATAAAGGTTTACAAGGCTTAAGCGCACCATATCGGGCGAAATGTCGTAACCGGTAAAATTGGAAATAATGCGGCGGCGTTCGTCAGGGGTTAAGCCTACACCCATTGGGTCACCCTGAAATAGCTTAACGTCACCCTGAACTTGTTTCAGGGTCGGTAGTTCTGAAGTAAGGGATTCCGAAACAAGTTCGGAATGACTAGATGGTCGTTCAGCATGACGTTCAGCTGTTATATGTTTAAATGCCGAAATCAAAAAACCTGCTGTACCACAAGCAGGGTCGAGTATTGTATCGGTTTTTTGAGGGTCAACTGCTGCTACTAAAAAATCGATAATATGGCGTGGCGTGCGGAATTGTCCTGCATCGCCCTGAGAACCCATTACCGAAAGCAAATATTCAAAGGCATCGCCCAGCTTTTCGCTATGGGTATATTCAAACTCGCCAATGGTTTTCAGAAACAATTTAAGCGTTTCGGGGTCGCGATAGGGTAAAAAAGCATTCTTAAAAATATCGCGGAACAATTGTGGAATGTTGGGGTTTTTGTCCATGCTGGTTATGGCCTCGGAATACAATGCCAGCATTTCGTTGGCCGTAACTTTGGTATCGAACAGGCTGTCCCAGCTGTATTTTTCAAAATTACCCGAAAAGAATTTGGCTTTTGCCCCCAATTCAACAGCCTCTTTGTCCATGTCGTCCATGAACTTGTAAATTAAAGCAATGGTAATTTGCTCAATCTGGGCTTTGGGGTCGGGCAATTTACCCACCAAAATATCGCGGCAATCGTCAATTCGTTTTTTTGTTGGTGTATCTAACATTTAATTCGTTGCATTGTCATGCTGAACTTGTTTCAGCATCTGTTTATACTCTTCTATTTCCTTTTCAGAATACCATTTTTCCGACAAATCATTTAAGGCTGGGTTTTCTTCTTTTATCAGGTTCCATTTCCATTCTTTATGCCAATTTTTTAATTGTTTTTCCCTGTCAATGGCATTTTGCATCCCCATAATTCGTTCAAAATATACCAAATCGGTCAGGTTGTATTTTGCTGTAAAAACAGAACCTTTGCCACTTTTATGTTCAAGCATTCTCCTTTCAAGGTCACTTGTAACACCTATGTAAAGTGTTGTTCTGTTTTTGTTGCTCACTATATATACAAATCCTTCTTTCATTGTACAGACCCTGAAACAAGTTCAGGGTGACTTTTTATTAAGTTGTACAGACCCTGAAACAAGTTCAGGGTGACGTTTGCTAAGCGGCAAAGCGCTCTAAATTGATATAATCTTTAATGTACAACGGAATCACTTCCCTGTATTTGGCTGCCACCTCCTTAAATTGCGAAATGGTAAGCGTCGGGTTTGTTTGTAATGCATGAAAGTCTTTGGCTTCTATTATTTTCCTTATCTCGCCATCAACAATATATGCTTTAAAGAAATATTTTAACGACCGCAAATTTACATTTTCTTCGGGTGGATAAATTGAAATGAATTTGTCGAATTCTTCTTCCAATAATTCGTCTTTCGATTTAAATTTTGGAATAATACCAAATACCTTTTCCACCATTTCCCTTATGGACACTTTACGGTCAATCTTTGCAGCTTTTCGTAATTTTTCGAGGTTAAAGTATTCTTCGGGTTTATCGAAAATTTCGTTTTGAATATGCGAAACAACTTGTTCCCAATTGCCCAATACCACATTCTTTTTAATGATATCGTCCATTACAATGCGGTCCTCGAACTTCTTAAACAACATACGGTCGATTTTCATTCCTTCGTACCCGATTTGTTGCTCTTTTAAAACGGCCAATGGGTCGGGTCGGAAACTGGTATATTTGTCGATATCAATACCACCGTCACTGCCTTCGCCCTTACCATTTCGGGGTTTAGGTAGTTTTAGTTTTTCATCGTAATCAAACTTTTCTTCAAAATATTCGCAATTGGCAAAGAAATCAAAGAGTTTAAAAAACTCCTTTTCGTGTTTTAGCTGTTCTTCCTCTCCTAAATCGTTTTTATGTTTGAATTCAAAGGTATTTTTGCGGGTACCACGCCCTTTAATCTGAACAAAATCGGAAGGACTGAAAATAGGACGCATCATGCAAAGGTTCAACAAATCGGGACAATCGTAACCCGTTGTCATCATACCAACTGTTACACAAATGCGTGTTTTACCCGATTTATAGCCTTCTAACCATGAAGTTTTACCGTTT
It contains:
- a CDS encoding N-6 DNA methylase, whose product is MLDTPTKKRIDDCRDILVGKLPDPKAQIEQITIALIYKFMDDMDKEAVELGAKAKFFSGNFEKYSWDSLFDTKVTANEMLALYSEAITSMDKNPNIPQLFRDIFKNAFLPYRDPETLKLFLKTIGEFEYTHSEKLGDAFEYLLSVMGSQGDAGQFRTPRHIIDFLVAAVDPQKTDTILDPACGTAGFLISAFKHITAERHAERPSSHSELVSESLTSELPTLKQVQGDVKLFQGDPMGVGLTPDERRRIISNFTGYDISPDMVRLSLVNLYLHGFSDPHIWEYDTLSSEDRWNETFDVILANPPFMSPKGGIRPHKKFSISSNRSEVLFVDYIAEHLNPKGRAGIIVPEGVIFQSGTAYKDLRKMLVDNYLYAVVSLPAGVFNPYSGVKTSILLMDKEFAKTSEEILFVKIDNDGYGLGAQRNAVKGGQLEQAIEIIKTFRSHTEQHTSHSEQHTSHTEQHTSHSELVSESLTSEPPTLKQVQGDGKTIAHAVPKSEIAKNGDYNLSGERYKSQIEINSDWPLVELKELCNILNGYAFNASQFNNSKEGIPVIRIRDINSGFSETYYNGEYDNKFIVNNDDLLIGMDGDFKTILWSNGNALLNQRVCKLYDFKRTLKEYVFLMIQKSLDVIHSKTFAVTVKHLSSKQIEAIKIPLPPISIQEEIVAEIEGYQKIIDGAKMVVSTYKPKIEVDADWEMVELGEVFQKVNDNILPENIEHKTINYIGLENIDQGTGMLVGNYQANPKEIKSTKIVFRKGDILYGKLRPNLNKVYYSEIEGICSTDIFVIRAKKSIFSKLYSSYFLSEQFNQEVLKGIKGAQLPRVGYESFSKIFIPNPPLEAQQQIVSQIEKEQELVNANKQLIELFEQKIKDRIAKVWGEDKTVKLNERDLSIAAEPESQYK
- a CDS encoding GIY-YIG nuclease family protein → MKEGFVYIVSNKNRTTLYIGVTSDLERRMLEHKSGKGSVFTAKYNLTDLVYFERIMGMQNAIDREKQLKNWHKEWKWNLIKEENPALNDLSEKWYSEKEIEEYKQMLKQVQHDNATN